Proteins from a genomic interval of Kaistia defluvii:
- a CDS encoding PHA/PHB synthase family protein — protein MAKDKIGSDGTSPGSAPISLIIKDPEKFAQNIAKMIEGMTRAANAFLKPREDGKLSADLTDEIAEIVRTLAKVIEYWTAEPGRSIQAQSKLYGQYFMLWTSMMQRMSGVPMPPVAEPDPRDRRFKDPQWSENQFFDFVKQFYLITTRWAEQMVDGATDLDPHVRLKAGFYIRQIANAISPSNFLFTNPEILRDTLDSSADNLVRGMDMLAEDIAAGNGELIIRQSDKSHFAIGKNLALSPGKVVLQNEVCQLIQYKAATSEVLKRPLLIVPPWINKFYILDLNPEKSFVKWAVEQGHTVFVVSWINPDERQAEKSFEHYMREGILESVDTIQKITGEKEINAIGYCVGGTLLSYTLAYMAGVGDTRIASATLFATQVDFTHAGDLKVFIDEEQIEAVEKKMSVRGYLEGKNMTSSFNMLRSNDLIWSYVVNNYFRGKEPIPFDLLYWNSDATRMPAANHSFYLRNCYLDNKLAKSELSVDGKALSLGDVTIPIYNLATRDDHIAPPRSVFYGSSFFGGPVTFVLAGSGHIAGVINPPSRGKYQYWTGPAPKGDGLDDWLGRAKEHPGSWWPHWQAWIEQQDDRRVKARTPGGRKVKAIENAPGSYVKVMA, from the coding sequence ATGGCCAAAGACAAAATCGGAAGCGACGGCACCAGCCCCGGCAGTGCGCCGATCAGCCTGATCATCAAGGACCCCGAGAAATTCGCCCAGAACATCGCCAAGATGATCGAGGGCATGACCCGGGCCGCCAATGCCTTCCTGAAGCCGCGCGAAGACGGCAAGCTCTCCGCCGATCTCACCGACGAGATTGCCGAGATTGTCCGCACGCTGGCCAAGGTAATCGAGTACTGGACGGCGGAGCCTGGCCGCAGCATCCAAGCGCAATCAAAGCTTTACGGCCAGTATTTCATGCTGTGGACCAGCATGATGCAGCGCATGTCCGGCGTGCCGATGCCGCCGGTGGCCGAGCCCGATCCACGTGATCGCCGCTTCAAGGACCCGCAATGGTCGGAGAACCAGTTCTTCGATTTCGTGAAGCAGTTCTATCTGATCACCACGCGCTGGGCCGAGCAGATGGTCGACGGCGCCACCGACCTGGACCCGCATGTCCGGCTGAAAGCGGGCTTCTATATCCGGCAGATCGCCAATGCGATTTCGCCGTCGAATTTCCTGTTCACCAATCCGGAAATCCTGCGCGATACGCTCGATTCGAGCGCCGACAACCTCGTGCGCGGCATGGACATGCTGGCCGAGGACATCGCGGCCGGCAATGGCGAACTGATCATCCGCCAATCGGACAAGTCCCACTTCGCCATCGGCAAGAACCTCGCCCTTTCCCCGGGCAAGGTCGTCCTGCAGAACGAGGTCTGCCAGCTGATCCAGTACAAGGCGGCGACATCCGAGGTCCTGAAGCGGCCTCTGCTGATCGTGCCGCCCTGGATCAACAAGTTCTACATCCTCGACCTGAACCCGGAAAAATCCTTCGTCAAATGGGCGGTGGAGCAGGGCCATACCGTGTTCGTCGTCTCGTGGATCAATCCGGACGAACGCCAGGCGGAGAAGAGCTTCGAGCACTACATGCGCGAAGGTATCCTCGAATCGGTCGATACGATCCAGAAGATCACGGGCGAGAAAGAGATCAACGCCATCGGCTACTGCGTCGGCGGCACCCTGCTCTCCTACACGCTCGCCTACATGGCCGGCGTCGGCGACACGCGCATCGCCTCGGCGACCTTGTTCGCCACCCAGGTCGACTTCACCCATGCCGGCGATCTCAAGGTCTTCATCGACGAGGAGCAGATCGAGGCGGTCGAGAAGAAGATGAGCGTGCGCGGCTATCTGGAGGGGAAGAACATGACCTCCTCCTTCAACATGCTGCGCTCGAACGACCTGATCTGGTCTTATGTCGTGAACAACTATTTCCGCGGCAAGGAACCGATTCCGTTCGACCTGCTCTACTGGAATTCCGACGCGACGCGGATGCCGGCGGCGAACCATTCCTTCTATCTGCGCAACTGCTATCTCGACAACAAGCTGGCCAAGAGCGAGCTTTCGGTCGACGGCAAGGCGCTGTCGCTCGGCGACGTGACCATCCCGATCTACAATCTCGCCACCCGCGACGACCACATCGCGCCGCCGCGCTCGGTGTTCTACGGCTCGTCCTTCTTCGGCGGTCCGGTGACCTTCGTGCTGGCGGGATCCGGCCATATCGCCGGCGTCATCAACCCGCCGTCGCGCGGCAAGTACCAGTACTGGACCGGTCCCGCACCGAAGGGCGACGGGCTCGACGACTGGCTCGGCCGCGCCAAGGAGCATCCGGGCTCCTGGTGGCCGCACTGGCAGGCCTGGATCGAGCAGCAGGACGACCGCCGCGTCAAGGCGCGCACGCCCGGCGGCCGCAAGGTCAAGGCGATCGAGAACGCGCCGGGCAGCTATGTCAAAGTGATGGCGTAG
- a CDS encoding LL-diaminopimelate aminotransferase, whose protein sequence is MSEFHSVRRLPQYVFEQVNRLKASARAAGADIIDLGMGNPDLPTPAHIVQKLAETAARPDVHGYSASRGINGLRKAQAAYYERRFGVKLDPNTQIVATIGSKEGFANMAQAITAPGDVILVPNPSYPIHAFGFLMAGGVIRSVPVEPGPEFFHAMERAVMHSIPKPLAVVLCYPSNPTAHVADLDFYRDVVAFARKHELFVLSDLAYSEIYFDDVPPPSILQVPGAIDVAVEFTSMSKTYSMAGWRMGFAVGNERLIAALSRVKSYLDYGAYTPIQVAATTALNGPQDCIEEMRQIYKHRRDVLVDSFGRAGWQIPAPRASMFAWVPIPDAFKSLGSLEFSKLLIEKADVAVAPGVGFGEHGDDYVRIALVENEQRIRQAARNVRRFLETADKTLHNVVPISSARR, encoded by the coding sequence ATGAGCGAGTTCCACAGCGTGCGGCGTTTGCCGCAATACGTCTTTGAGCAGGTCAACCGGCTTAAGGCGAGCGCTCGAGCCGCGGGCGCCGATATCATCGATCTCGGCATGGGCAACCCTGACCTTCCGACCCCGGCTCATATCGTCCAGAAGCTCGCCGAAACGGCCGCTCGTCCGGACGTGCACGGCTATTCGGCGTCGCGCGGCATCAACGGCCTGCGCAAGGCCCAGGCTGCCTATTACGAGCGCCGTTTCGGCGTGAAGCTCGATCCGAACACGCAGATCGTCGCCACGATCGGCTCCAAGGAAGGCTTCGCCAACATGGCGCAGGCCATCACGGCGCCGGGCGACGTGATTCTCGTGCCCAATCCGAGCTATCCGATCCATGCCTTCGGCTTCCTGATGGCCGGCGGCGTCATCCGTTCCGTGCCGGTCGAACCGGGACCCGAATTCTTCCACGCGATGGAACGTGCGGTCATGCACTCCATCCCGAAGCCACTCGCGGTCGTGCTCTGCTATCCGTCCAATCCGACGGCGCATGTGGCCGATCTCGATTTCTATCGCGATGTCGTCGCCTTCGCCCGCAAGCACGAGCTGTTCGTGCTGTCGGATCTCGCCTATTCCGAGATCTATTTCGACGATGTGCCGCCGCCCTCGATCCTGCAGGTTCCGGGCGCTATCGACGTCGCCGTCGAGTTCACCTCGATGTCGAAGACCTATTCCATGGCCGGCTGGCGCATGGGCTTCGCGGTCGGCAATGAGCGCCTGATCGCCGCGCTGTCGCGGGTGAAATCCTATCTCGATTACGGCGCCTACACGCCGATCCAGGTGGCGGCCACCACCGCGCTGAACGGCCCGCAGGATTGCATCGAGGAGATGCGCCAGATCTACAAGCATCGCCGCGACGTGCTGGTCGACAGCTTCGGCCGCGCCGGCTGGCAGATCCCGGCGCCGCGCGCCTCGATGTTTGCCTGGGTCCCGATTCCCGATGCCTTCAAGTCGCTGGGCAGCCTCGAATTCTCGAAGCTCCTGATCGAGAAGGCCGACGTGGCCGTCGCGCCGGGCGTCGGCTTCGGCGAGCATGGCGACGATTACGTCCGCATCGCCCTGGTGGAGAACGAGCAGCGCATTCGCCAGGCCGCGCGCAATGTCCGTCGCTTCCTTGAAACGGCGGACAAAACGTTGCACAACGTCGTCCCTATCAGCAGCGCCCGGCGATAA
- a CDS encoding homoserine dehydrogenase: MNQVLRLGVAGLGTVGASLLRLTQRHANELALRCGRPVVVTAVTARDRFRDRGLDLSTVTWFDDPMSLAQSPDIDVFVELMGGADGAAADSVRAALDAKKHVVTANKALLAKHGTELARRAESNGVSLNFEAAAAGGIPIIKTLRESLAGNRVGRVYGILNGTCNYILTRMEREGIAFDACLAEAQRLGYAEADPTFDVDGFDTAHKLALLTAIAFGTEINSDAIYVEGIRSITTADIEAADELGYRIKLLGVATRTESGIEQRVHPTMVPKSSPIARVDGVTNAVAVEADFVGRLVLSGPGAGGDATASAVMSDIADLARGDVVGTFGRPAHTLQPYQQAVMRAHAGGYYIRLAVYDRPGAFAAIAKRMAEYNISLESIVQRRRAPKADAPEHLQPLEPQPVMLITYETTESQVKEALDRITADGHIAEQPQMIRIEQLA, translated from the coding sequence ATGAATCAAGTACTTCGGCTGGGCGTCGCCGGTCTCGGCACCGTCGGCGCGTCCCTGCTGCGTTTGACGCAGCGCCATGCCAATGAACTGGCGCTTCGTTGCGGCCGGCCGGTCGTCGTGACTGCCGTGACGGCCCGCGATCGTTTCCGCGATCGCGGCCTCGACCTCTCCACCGTGACCTGGTTCGACGATCCGATGTCGCTGGCGCAATCGCCCGACATCGACGTCTTCGTCGAATTGATGGGCGGCGCGGACGGCGCGGCGGCCGATTCGGTGCGCGCGGCGCTCGACGCCAAGAAGCATGTCGTCACCGCCAACAAGGCGCTGCTCGCCAAGCACGGCACCGAACTGGCGCGTCGCGCCGAGAGCAACGGCGTCTCGCTGAATTTCGAGGCGGCTGCCGCCGGCGGCATTCCGATCATCAAGACGCTGCGGGAATCGCTCGCTGGCAACCGGGTCGGGCGCGTCTATGGCATCCTCAACGGCACCTGCAATTACATCCTGACGCGGATGGAGCGGGAAGGCATCGCTTTCGACGCCTGTCTCGCCGAGGCCCAGCGCCTTGGCTATGCCGAGGCGGATCCGACCTTCGACGTCGACGGCTTCGACACCGCCCACAAGCTGGCGCTCCTGACCGCAATCGCCTTCGGCACCGAGATCAACTCGGATGCCATTTATGTCGAGGGCATCCGTTCGATCACGACCGCCGATATCGAGGCGGCGGACGAACTCGGTTACCGCATCAAGCTTCTGGGCGTGGCGACGCGCACCGAGAGCGGCATCGAGCAGCGGGTCCATCCGACCATGGTGCCGAAATCCTCTCCGATCGCACGCGTCGATGGAGTCACCAATGCGGTGGCGGTCGAGGCGGATTTCGTCGGAAGGCTGGTTCTCTCCGGCCCGGGCGCCGGCGGCGACGCCACGGCCTCGGCCGTGATGAGCGACATTGCCGATCTGGCGCGCGGCGACGTGGTGGGCACCTTCGGCCGACCCGCCCACACGCTGCAGCCCTACCAGCAGGCCGTGATGCGGGCGCATGCCGGCGGCTACTACATCCGCTTGGCTGTCTATGATCGGCCCGGAGCTTTCGCCGCCATCGCCAAGCGTATGGCCGAATACAACATTTCGCTCGAATCGATTGTCCAGCGGCGGCGCGCGCCGAAGGCCGATGCGCCGGAGCATCTGCAGCCGCTCGAGCCGCAACCGGTTATGCTCATCACCTATGAGACCACCGAGTCGCAGGTCAAGGAAGCGCTCGATCGGATTACGGCGGATGGTCATATTGCGGAGCAGCCGCAGATGATACGCATTGAACAACTGGCCTGA
- the glpX gene encoding class II fructose-bisphosphatase: protein MAMTGNAKAAGLDRILTLELVRVTERAAVAAARWRGRGDEMAADQAAVDAMRRELNRLPIEGTVVIGEGERDEAPMLYIGEKVGRGSGPRVDIALDPLEGTTICAKNQPNSLAVIAIAEGGSLLYAPDVYMQKIAIGPGYATGVVDLDASPMENIQALAAAKGVPVNEITACILDRPRHAKLIEDVRATGAALRLIGDGDVAGVIHTTNPDETGIDIYLGIGGAPEGVLAAAALRCIGGQMQGRLVTQSDAQRERAAKMGVKDFDKKFTHDEMARGDVLFAATGVTDGNLLSGVRFARNGEITTDTVVMRSSSGTVRWIKATHRDLEKFDNEG from the coding sequence ATGGCGATGACGGGGAATGCGAAGGCAGCGGGTCTGGACCGGATCCTGACGCTGGAGCTGGTGCGCGTTACCGAGCGCGCGGCCGTTGCGGCGGCGCGTTGGCGGGGACGCGGCGACGAAATGGCAGCCGACCAGGCCGCCGTCGACGCCATGCGTCGCGAGCTCAACCGTCTGCCGATCGAAGGCACCGTCGTCATCGGCGAGGGCGAGCGCGACGAAGCGCCGATGCTCTATATCGGCGAGAAGGTCGGTCGCGGCTCCGGTCCGCGCGTCGACATCGCGCTCGATCCGCTCGAAGGCACGACGATCTGCGCCAAGAACCAGCCTAATTCGCTGGCCGTGATCGCGATCGCCGAGGGTGGCAGCCTGCTCTACGCGCCCGACGTCTACATGCAGAAGATCGCGATCGGCCCCGGCTATGCGACCGGCGTGGTCGACCTCGACGCCTCCCCGATGGAAAACATCCAGGCGCTGGCAGCGGCCAAGGGCGTTCCCGTCAACGAGATCACCGCCTGCATCCTCGACCGTCCGCGTCACGCCAAGCTGATCGAGGACGTGCGCGCCACCGGCGCCGCGCTCCGCCTGATCGGTGACGGCGATGTCGCCGGCGTCATCCACACCACCAATCCCGACGAGACCGGCATCGACATCTATCTCGGCATTGGCGGCGCGCCCGAAGGCGTGCTGGCCGCGGCGGCTCTTCGCTGCATCGGCGGCCAGATGCAGGGCCGCCTGGTGACGCAGTCCGACGCACAGCGCGAGCGCGCGGCGAAGATGGGCGTCAAGGACTTCGACAAGAAGTTCACCCATGACGAGATGGCCCGCGGCGACGTCCTGTTCGCAGCGACCGGCGTCACCGACGGCAACCTGCTTTCCGGCGTGCGTTTCGCTCGCAATGGCGAGATCACCACGGATACGGTCGTCATGCGCTCGTCTTCCGGCACGGTTCGCTGGATCAAGGCGACGCATCGCGATCTCGAAAAGTTCGACAACGAGGGCTGA
- the recJ gene encoding single-stranded-DNA-specific exonuclease RecJ gives MSMSSSDARRAFLGVEGSVTGRRWTERVDATSSLVATAMAQRHEIPELVARVLAGRGIALDDAAHFLDPSLRRLMPDPSVLTDMDAAASRIADAVEAGEHVAIFGDYDVDGATSSALLARFLRHQGVETRIYIPDRIFEGYGPNPDAIRTLVEEGAQLIVTVDCGSTSHESLAVARDLGRLAVVLDHHQMGAELPPALAVVNPNRQDDLSGLGHLAAVGVTFLAIVATNRELRKRGWYGPTRPEPDLLQWLDLVALGTVCDVVPLIGLNRAFVTKGLLAVRRRANPGLAALSQAARIDAPVAPYHLGFLLGPRINAGGRIGDAALGARLLSLDDPAEAERIAVELDGLNKQRQAIETSMLEEAIAEADAEIGSGEGPAVIVTASDRWHPGIVGLIAARLKERFRRPAFAIALMPNGLGTGSGRSVAGVDLGGLVRGAVEQGLLVKGGGHAMAAGLTIEPAKFAEFRAFLEAGAAEASRRARQADQLLIDGALTARAATPDFIDMVEKAGPFGSGHAEPVFALPAHIVGYADTVGNGHVKVTLSGGDQNLKAIAFRAADNDLGRMLLGSRGRPLHVAGTLSIDHWQGRRQSSFRILDVAQPQPLR, from the coding sequence ATGTCCATGTCATCCAGCGACGCACGGCGCGCCTTTCTCGGCGTAGAAGGATCCGTGACGGGGCGCCGCTGGACCGAACGGGTCGATGCGACCTCGAGCCTGGTCGCAACCGCCATGGCCCAGCGCCATGAGATCCCCGAGCTCGTCGCTCGTGTGCTGGCCGGCCGGGGCATCGCCCTTGACGACGCGGCGCATTTCCTCGATCCGAGCCTCCGCCGGCTGATGCCCGACCCGTCGGTGCTAACCGACATGGACGCCGCGGCCTCGCGTATCGCCGATGCGGTTGAAGCGGGCGAGCATGTCGCGATCTTCGGCGACTACGACGTCGACGGCGCGACATCATCGGCGCTGCTGGCGCGCTTCCTGCGCCATCAAGGCGTCGAGACGCGCATCTACATTCCCGATCGCATCTTCGAGGGCTACGGCCCCAATCCCGACGCCATCCGTACCCTCGTCGAAGAGGGCGCGCAGCTGATCGTGACGGTCGACTGCGGCTCGACGAGTCATGAATCGCTCGCCGTTGCGCGCGATCTCGGCCGCCTCGCGGTGGTGCTCGACCATCACCAGATGGGCGCGGAACTGCCGCCGGCGCTCGCCGTAGTCAACCCGAACCGGCAGGACGATCTCTCCGGCCTCGGCCATCTCGCCGCCGTCGGCGTCACCTTTCTGGCGATCGTCGCCACCAACCGCGAACTGCGCAAGCGCGGCTGGTATGGTCCGACCCGGCCGGAGCCGGACCTGCTGCAATGGCTCGATCTCGTGGCGCTCGGCACGGTCTGCGACGTCGTTCCGCTGATCGGCCTCAACCGCGCCTTCGTCACCAAGGGCCTGTTGGCCGTGCGCCGCCGCGCCAATCCGGGACTGGCGGCGCTGTCGCAGGCCGCCCGCATCGACGCGCCGGTTGCGCCCTATCATCTCGGCTTCCTGCTCGGGCCCCGGATCAATGCCGGTGGCCGGATTGGCGATGCGGCGCTGGGCGCCCGATTGCTGTCGCTCGACGACCCGGCCGAGGCCGAGCGCATCGCCGTTGAACTCGATGGTCTGAACAAGCAGCGCCAAGCCATTGAAACATCGATGCTGGAAGAGGCGATTGCCGAGGCCGATGCGGAGATCGGCTCCGGCGAGGGGCCGGCCGTCATCGTTACCGCGAGCGACCGTTGGCATCCCGGCATTGTCGGGCTGATCGCCGCCCGCCTCAAGGAACGCTTCCGCCGCCCCGCCTTCGCTATCGCCCTGATGCCGAACGGGCTTGGCACCGGCTCGGGCCGGTCGGTGGCCGGCGTCGATCTCGGCGGGCTGGTTCGCGGGGCCGTCGAGCAGGGGCTACTGGTCAAGGGCGGCGGCCACGCCATGGCGGCGGGCCTCACCATCGAGCCCGCGAAATTCGCGGAATTCCGCGCTTTTCTCGAAGCCGGCGCTGCTGAAGCCTCGCGTCGGGCGCGACAGGCCGACCAGCTGCTGATAGACGGCGCGCTGACGGCCCGCGCCGCCACGCCCGATTTCATCGACATGGTGGAGAAGGCGGGGCCGTTCGGATCCGGCCATGCCGAGCCGGTCTTCGCCCTGCCGGCCCATATCGTCGGCTATGCCGATACGGTCGGCAACGGCCATGTAAAGGTCACGCTTTCCGGCGGCGACCAGAACTTGAAGGCGATCGCCTTCCGTGCCGCCGACAACGATCTCGGCCGCATGCTGCTTGGGTCCCGAGGCCGGCCGCTGCATGTCGCCGGCACGCTCTCGATCGACCATTGGCAGGGCAGGCGGCAATCGAGCTTCCGCATTCTAGACGTCGCGCAGCCGCAACCGCTGCGTTAA
- a CDS encoding helix-turn-helix domain-containing protein, translated as MSSDPLKVGLKIRDARKQRRLTLQRVAEATGLSIGFLSQVERDITTPSLSSLVTIAKALDLPVSAFLHQPDIPNAVSRREGRVTYGINPAWISYERLSTTFPGQMLNAVKMNVPPRYLSETSSHEGEEVVYVLSGSIRYVIDETIYELHAGDTLHFSAHRPHRVHNPADHVAEVLSVGTQQLFTDSPRHQAQSHAGAADPRKSQDKNAVHDVAEGETR; from the coding sequence ATGAGCAGCGATCCCTTGAAGGTTGGATTGAAGATCCGAGATGCGCGCAAGCAGCGCCGGTTGACCCTGCAGCGGGTCGCCGAGGCGACGGGTCTTTCGATCGGCTTCCTGAGCCAGGTCGAGCGCGATATTACCACGCCGTCTCTATCCTCGCTGGTGACGATTGCCAAGGCGCTCGACCTGCCGGTCAGCGCTTTCCTGCACCAGCCGGATATTCCGAACGCGGTTTCGCGGCGCGAGGGCAGGGTGACTTACGGCATCAATCCGGCCTGGATTTCCTATGAGCGGCTTTCGACGACGTTTCCGGGCCAGATGCTCAACGCCGTCAAGATGAACGTGCCGCCGCGCTATCTCTCCGAGACCTCGTCGCATGAGGGGGAGGAGGTCGTTTATGTGCTGAGCGGCTCCATCCGCTATGTGATCGACGAGACCATCTACGAATTGCATGCGGGGGATACCCTGCATTTTTCGGCCCATCGTCCGCACCGGGTGCACAACCCTGCCGATCATGTCGCCGAGGTTCTTTCTGTCGGGACGCAGCAGCTCTTCACGGATTCACCCCGCCATCAGGCCCAGTCCCATGCCGGGGCGGCGGATCCCCGCAAGAGCCAGGACAAGAACGCTGTTCACGACGTAGCCGAGGGTGAAACGAGGTAA
- a CDS encoding ABC transporter substrate-binding protein, whose product MKMLRATLLLAALSTTALTTAPAFAETVLRLDEAPVGELDPGKASDYADSILMFNVYDTLVVPTAGKPGMQPHLASSWTVDGNVYTFTLRDDVKFHSGNKLTADDVVYSFDRMIALGQGFSNLFVEDVEKAEAVDAKTVKFTLKGPYAPFLSALVRLPILDSKLAKQHQAAGKYGAFGDYSEAWLSANDAGSGAYVVETQNPQSETALAKFPDYFLGATPKSPDKVRFRYGLEASTVRALLSKGEHDIGSQWLPPEVAKALAADDKMQLLTETGTNVFYIKLNTAKAPLDDVHCRRALTYAFDYATAAKMVAVSDTVSLGKPANGPIPHGMLGSSSEVPNYAQDLEKAKAELAQCKYKPEEAPLEISWIAEVPLEERFALLMQANFSKLGFKPEVKRVPWALFTDMVTKPETTPNISQIFNSATTPDPDSLLFNTYHSSAKGTWQSPEYLQDAEVDKLLEAGRAEVDPAKRQKIYEDLSQRLRDLAPTIYAYDQVAVFPARKAVTVPALSDDAHRYALSGYSFSFREMEMAP is encoded by the coding sequence ATGAAGATGTTGCGTGCAACGCTGCTGCTGGCGGCGCTTTCGACGACGGCCCTGACCACGGCGCCGGCCTTTGCAGAGACGGTGCTCCGCCTCGACGAGGCGCCGGTCGGCGAGCTCGATCCGGGCAAGGCGTCGGACTATGCCGACTCGATCCTGATGTTCAATGTCTATGACACGCTGGTCGTGCCGACGGCGGGCAAGCCGGGCATGCAGCCGCACCTGGCGTCGAGCTGGACCGTCGATGGCAATGTCTACACCTTCACGTTGCGCGACGACGTCAAGTTCCATTCGGGCAACAAGCTGACGGCCGATGACGTCGTCTATTCCTTCGATCGCATGATCGCGCTCGGGCAGGGCTTCTCCAACCTGTTCGTCGAGGATGTCGAGAAGGCCGAGGCGGTCGATGCCAAGACAGTCAAGTTCACGCTGAAGGGCCCCTACGCCCCCTTCCTGTCGGCGCTCGTCCGCCTGCCGATCCTCGATTCGAAGCTCGCCAAGCAGCATCAGGCCGCCGGCAAGTACGGCGCATTCGGCGATTACTCGGAAGCCTGGCTGTCCGCGAACGATGCCGGCTCCGGCGCCTATGTCGTCGAGACGCAGAACCCGCAGTCGGAAACGGCGCTCGCCAAGTTCCCGGACTACTTCCTCGGCGCGACGCCGAAGTCGCCCGACAAGGTTCGCTTCCGCTACGGCCTGGAAGCCTCGACCGTCCGTGCGCTGCTGTCGAAGGGCGAGCATGACATCGGCTCGCAGTGGCTGCCGCCGGAAGTCGCCAAGGCGCTCGCGGCTGATGACAAGATGCAGCTGCTGACCGAAACCGGCACCAACGTCTTCTACATCAAGCTGAACACGGCCAAGGCGCCGCTCGACGACGTCCATTGCCGCCGCGCGCTCACCTATGCGTTCGATTATGCGACCGCCGCCAAGATGGTCGCGGTGAGCGATACCGTCTCGCTCGGCAAGCCGGCGAACGGCCCGATCCCGCATGGCATGCTCGGTTCCTCCAGCGAGGTGCCGAACTACGCGCAGGACCTGGAGAAGGCAAAGGCCGAGCTGGCGCAGTGCAAGTACAAGCCGGAAGAGGCGCCGCTGGAGATCTCCTGGATCGCCGAGGTGCCGCTGGAAGAGCGCTTCGCCCTGCTGATGCAGGCGAACTTCTCCAAGCTCGGCTTCAAGCCGGAAGTGAAGCGCGTGCCCTGGGCGCTGTTCACGGACATGGTGACCAAGCCCGAGACGACGCCGAACATCTCGCAGATCTTCAACAGCGCCACGACGCCGGATCCGGATTCGCTGCTGTTCAACACCTATCATTCCTCGGCCAAGGGTACCTGGCAGTCGCCGGAATATCTGCAGGACGCGGAAGTCGACAAGCTGCTCGAAGCCGGCCGCGCCGAAGTCGATCCCGCCAAACGCCAGAAGATCTACGAGGATCTGAGCCAGCGCCTGCGCGACCTCGCTCCGACGATCTATGCCTATGACCAGGTCGCCGTGTTCCCGGCCCGCAAGGCCGTGACCGTGCCGGCGCTGTCGGATGACGCGCATCGCTATGCGCTGTCCGGCTATAGCTTCTCGTTCCGCGAAATGGAGATGGCGCCGTAA
- a CDS encoding ABC transporter permease, whose translation MANILRSLLHRLGAALIVMIGISMLIFAIARVMPGDPARIALGPNATAEQVAALRLERHLDASLPVQYFEFVKSLAKGDLGTSLYTNRPVTTDIAQFLPATLELVLVSGILMVLIGLPLGILSAHFRGRFPDHVGRLIALLGVCTPAFVWGVILQLVLGYFWGAFPIEGQLAQSTVAPPLVTGFMLIDTLLAGDGAAFLDALHHLILPSLALAMSGLGQTARLTRSNMNEVYERPYVEMARAYGFPARRIANRYAFRPALIPTLTILGLEFAAMLGNAFLVEKVFGWPGLSRYGVEVILRKDLDAIVGTVLIIAAAFLIVNIIVDILVNVINPRIRLAAGRA comes from the coding sequence ATGGCGAACATCCTCCGATCCCTTCTGCATCGTCTCGGTGCCGCGCTGATCGTCATGATCGGCATCTCGATGCTGATCTTCGCGATCGCCCGCGTCATGCCGGGCGACCCGGCCCGCATCGCGCTTGGACCCAACGCGACCGCCGAGCAGGTCGCGGCGCTCCGGCTGGAGCGGCATCTCGATGCCTCGCTGCCGGTGCAGTATTTCGAGTTCGTCAAATCGCTCGCCAAGGGCGATCTCGGCACGTCGCTCTATACCAACCGCCCGGTCACGACGGATATCGCGCAGTTCCTGCCGGCGACGCTGGAACTGGTCCTCGTCTCCGGCATCCTGATGGTGCTGATCGGCCTGCCGCTCGGCATCCTCTCGGCCCATTTCCGCGGTCGGTTTCCGGATCATGTCGGCCGGCTGATCGCGCTGCTCGGCGTCTGCACGCCCGCCTTCGTCTGGGGCGTCATTCTTCAGCTCGTGCTCGGCTATTTCTGGGGCGCGTTTCCGATCGAAGGCCAGTTGGCCCAATCGACCGTGGCGCCGCCGCTGGTGACCGGCTTCATGCTGATCGACACGCTGCTCGCCGGCGACGGGGCGGCCTTCCTCGACGCGCTGCACCACCTGATCCTGCCATCCCTGGCGCTGGCCATGTCGGGCCTTGGCCAGACGGCGCGGCTGACGCGCTCCAACATGAACGAGGTCTATGAGCGGCCCTATGTCGAGATGGCGCGCGCCTATGGCTTTCCCGCCAGGCGGATCGCTAACCGATATGCCTTCCGGCCGGCGCTGATCCCGACCCTCACCATTCTCGGCCTGGAATTCGCGGCCATGCTCGGCAACGCCTTCCTGGTCGAGAAGGTGTTCGGCTGGCCGGGCCTGTCGCGCTACGGCGTCGAGGTGATCCTGCGCAAGGATCTCGACGCCATCGTCGGCACGGTGCTGATCATCGCGGCGGCCTTCCTGATCGTAAACATCATCGTCGACATCCTGGTGAACGTCATCAATCCGCGCATCCGTCTCGCAGCGGGGAGGGCATAA